A part of Candidatus Acidiferrales bacterium genomic DNA contains:
- a CDS encoding efflux RND transporter periplasmic adaptor subunit codes for MNKLDQSEIVDSNQRFTMDRKIEKKPFYKRRLSWIYAGGGALFLFLIILIISDTGAKLNVEADKITVSTVAEGDFQEFIPVTGNVLPRTTFYLDAILGGIVEKKFVEEGVMLKEGDRILQLSNTNVQLSTLQQETFAYQQINDARNTRLQIEQNSNGLQNALVSANYAVINAKEIFDRQSKLKEKNLISQQDYELAENNYHLAAEQQKLAYQNFFADSIQRQSQLTQIASSIERLQKNLELIRENIENLTVRAPINGQLTSLNAETGQSKNPGDQIGQIDALDGFKVRADIDEFYIARVMKGLHASVDIDEKTFTLSVTKVYSEVTGGKFQVDMEFDGKVPDGIRRGQTLQIRLQLSERTKALLLPRGGFYQKTGGQWVFVLNKSGNTAAKKSISLGRQNPDYFEVLSGLNPGDKVVTSSYDNFGDVQELILR; via the coding sequence ATGAACAAATTGGATCAATCCGAAATAGTCGATTCGAATCAAAGGTTCACGATGGATAGGAAAATAGAAAAGAAGCCGTTCTACAAACGGAGACTGTCCTGGATTTACGCCGGGGGCGGCGCGCTATTTCTGTTCCTGATCATCTTAATAATTTCTGATACCGGAGCAAAGCTGAATGTCGAAGCAGACAAGATCACCGTCTCGACTGTGGCGGAGGGCGATTTCCAGGAATTCATTCCGGTGACCGGGAATGTCCTTCCGCGTACGACTTTTTATCTCGATGCAATTTTAGGCGGCATAGTCGAGAAAAAATTTGTCGAAGAAGGTGTAATGCTGAAGGAGGGGGACAGGATCTTACAGCTGTCCAATACGAATGTTCAACTCAGTACGCTCCAGCAGGAGACGTTTGCATATCAGCAGATCAACGATGCGCGGAACACGAGATTGCAGATTGAACAGAATAGCAATGGACTACAGAATGCTCTCGTATCGGCAAATTATGCGGTGATAAATGCAAAGGAGATATTTGATCGTCAGTCTAAACTAAAAGAAAAGAATTTGATCTCACAGCAGGATTACGAGCTGGCGGAGAACAATTATCATCTTGCGGCGGAGCAGCAGAAATTGGCTTATCAAAATTTCTTCGCGGATTCCATTCAGAGACAATCTCAATTGACGCAGATAGCCTCGTCAATCGAGAGGCTGCAAAAAAATCTCGAGCTGATAAGGGAGAATATAGAGAACCTCACTGTCAGGGCCCCGATTAACGGACAACTAACCTCTTTAAATGCCGAGACAGGACAATCAAAAAATCCCGGGGACCAGATCGGGCAGATAGATGCCTTGGATGGCTTTAAGGTCAGAGCGGACATCGACGAGTTTTATATTGCGCGGGTGATGAAAGGGCTGCATGCTTCGGTGGATATTGATGAAAAGACGTTTACTCTTTCAGTGACAAAAGTCTATTCGGAAGTGACAGGGGGCAAATTTCAGGTCGACATGGAATTTGACGGCAAAGTGCCTGATGGAATTAGACGAGGCCAGACGCTTCAAATAAGACTGCAGCTGAGTGAGCGGACAAAAGCTCTTTTGTTGCCGCGTGGAGGATTTTACCAGAAGACTGGCGGACAATGGGTATTTGTGCTCAATAAGTCAGGCAACACCGCTGCAAAGAAAAGCATAAGCCTTGGTCGCCAGAACCCCGATTACTTCGAAGTGCTGAGCGGGCTGAATCCGGGAGACAAAGTTGTAACTTCGTCTTACGACAACTTCGGGGACGTGCAAGAACTGATTCTGAGGTGA
- a CDS encoding ABC transporter permease, with translation MFGNYLKIFLRNMRRHIGYSIGNISGLSVGMTACFFILMFVRYEFNWNDSNENLYRTYRVQQKVFFKNSTEIYWQTGYRLASELKSQIPEIENAATVGDVWGEYLSTSDKLTFNEKHGYYADDNIFRILTFDFIHGDRDKLLSTPYSVVISKELADKYFPGENPLGKTIKASKNKSLKVTGVFRNLPSNDDFRPDYLVSLSTFREVTDWKKYDALVNIGAADFSTYITLKSNTSAEVVDKKIYNFADKFVVNNYKKLYLKPLSELHLKADERNDIEMALYYISGFAVFVLVLACINFINMATANSYLRKKEIGVRKVVGASRSTLFVQFIGESLIFSFISLLIASMLVEIFLPYFNAVVQRQIEISVSRDIGFILVMISAFLITGILSGIYPALYVSSFRASQVIKGDLSLFKQARQGSSKTFLRKSLVTFQFCISIALLIGTVYVVRQVHYMKTKDLGFERQNLLVCQVFGQSSSGNFEILRNELLGNPNVVDAAVSINSPFHGDWEKEINWEGAAPNDRMSINYNSVDYNFIGTYEMKMVLGRNFSRQFPSDDKACIINETAWEMLKWENPLGKRIDDNKYTVIGVVKDFNPYSVHEKIPPYYMTLKADRLDEAGIFAVRIKPADKENTVSFVKAQFSRFFSDAIIDVGDFDSGIDLGTKSVWEVVEKVFIGFGIIAVLIAANGMFGMISFASQRRMKEVGIRKVFGANIPQLYLMMSKDFAFLLLFSSLFAFPSGYLVLRTTPGAYKYQLQSVDYLICIGVMVLTALAASVYHTTKAVFSDPVKTLRYE, from the coding sequence ATGTTCGGAAATTATTTGAAAATATTCCTGAGAAACATGAGGAGGCACATAGGATATTCCATCGGCAATATTTCCGGATTGTCCGTAGGCATGACCGCATGTTTCTTCATCCTCATGTTTGTCCGCTACGAATTCAATTGGAACGATAGCAATGAGAATCTTTACCGCACTTATAGGGTTCAACAGAAAGTCTTCTTCAAAAACAGCACCGAGATTTATTGGCAAACTGGCTACAGGTTGGCTTCCGAGTTGAAAAGTCAAATTCCTGAAATAGAAAACGCGGCCACGGTAGGAGACGTCTGGGGAGAATACCTCTCCACTTCCGACAAGCTTACTTTTAACGAGAAGCACGGCTATTACGCCGACGATAATATCTTCAGGATTCTGACATTTGATTTTATTCACGGAGACCGTGATAAGCTATTATCTACGCCATACTCGGTGGTCATTTCGAAAGAACTTGCCGACAAATACTTCCCCGGTGAAAATCCGCTCGGCAAAACTATCAAGGCGTCTAAGAATAAATCGCTCAAAGTGACGGGCGTGTTCAGGAATTTGCCGTCCAATGACGATTTCCGCCCGGATTATCTTGTCTCCTTGTCCACATTCAGGGAGGTGACGGATTGGAAAAAGTACGATGCACTCGTGAACATCGGCGCGGCCGATTTCTCGACTTACATCACGCTGAAATCGAATACATCGGCAGAGGTTGTTGACAAGAAAATTTACAATTTCGCCGACAAGTTTGTCGTCAACAATTATAAGAAACTGTACCTCAAGCCGTTGTCGGAGCTTCATCTCAAGGCCGATGAAAGGAACGACATCGAAATGGCCTTGTACTACATTAGTGGTTTTGCAGTTTTCGTTCTGGTGCTCGCATGCATCAACTTCATCAACATGGCAACCGCAAATTCCTATTTAAGGAAAAAAGAAATCGGCGTGCGCAAGGTTGTCGGTGCGTCACGGTCCACTCTCTTTGTTCAATTCATTGGCGAATCATTGATCTTCTCATTCATCTCGCTGTTGATAGCATCGATGCTGGTCGAGATTTTCCTGCCGTATTTCAATGCTGTCGTTCAAAGGCAAATAGAAATAAGTGTGAGCCGTGATATAGGTTTCATCCTTGTCATGATTTCTGCGTTCCTGATCACCGGCATTCTGTCAGGTATATACCCCGCGCTGTACGTTTCAAGTTTTCGTGCATCACAGGTGATAAAAGGAGACCTTTCTTTATTCAAACAGGCGAGGCAAGGCTCTTCAAAAACCTTTTTGAGAAAGTCGCTCGTTACATTTCAGTTTTGCATTTCGATTGCGCTGCTTATAGGTACTGTTTACGTCGTCAGGCAGGTGCATTACATGAAGACCAAGGACCTGGGATTTGAAAGACAAAATCTCCTTGTCTGTCAGGTGTTTGGTCAAAGCAGCAGCGGCAATTTCGAGATCTTACGGAATGAGCTCTTGGGCAATCCCAATGTTGTCGATGCTGCGGTCTCGATAAACTCTCCGTTCCATGGAGATTGGGAAAAAGAAATCAATTGGGAAGGAGCCGCCCCGAATGATAGAATGAGCATAAACTACAACTCGGTCGACTACAATTTCATTGGCACTTATGAAATGAAGATGGTGCTCGGCAGGAATTTTTCAAGACAATTTCCATCGGACGACAAAGCATGCATTATCAATGAGACTGCATGGGAAATGCTCAAGTGGGAAAATCCACTAGGAAAGAGAATTGATGACAATAAATACACCGTGATCGGCGTCGTTAAAGATTTTAATCCTTATTCCGTCCACGAGAAGATCCCGCCATATTATATGACGTTAAAGGCGGATCGACTCGATGAAGCAGGCATCTTTGCTGTGCGAATCAAGCCCGCCGACAAGGAGAACACTGTCTCGTTTGTCAAAGCACAGTTCAGCCGTTTTTTCTCCGATGCGATCATTGACGTCGGAGATTTTGACAGCGGCATAGATTTAGGAACAAAAAGTGTTTGGGAGGTAGTCGAGAAGGTATTCATCGGCTTCGGAATCATCGCTGTACTAATTGCCGCAAACGGAATGTTCGGAATGATTTCTTTCGCATCCCAAAGAAGGATGAAGGAAGTCGGGATTCGCAAAGTTTTCGGCGCTAACATCCCGCAGCTTTATCTAATGATGTCGAAGGACTTTGCTTTTCTTCTTCTTTTCTCTTCACTGTTCGCTTTCCCTTCGGGATATTTGGTGTTGCGTACGACGCCGGGGGCGTATAAGTACCAGCTGCAGTCCGTGGATTATTTGATCTGCATCGGAGTAATGGTCCTGACTGCACTGGCGGCTTCGGTCTACCACACGACGAAGGCCGTTTTTTCAGATCCCGTAAAAACACTTAGGTATGAGTAA